CCATGGAGTTCCAAGATCTACGGAGTAAACAATAACCCACGGTAAAGAATACACAAAATGAAGAAATTCGATTTTACAATAAACGGAAATAAATATTCGGTAGATATCAAAGAATTTGAAGATGAACAAGCCACCGTTCACGTCAATGGAACCGAATACGTGGTGGAAGTACACCAGGAAAAGAAACGCGTTAAGACCCCAAAACTGGTGCGCGAGAATGTAGTGCGGCAACCCGGCGAAGGGCGTATAGAGAAAAAAGTCTCTCCCGGAGGCTTCCCTGTAGAAGCACCCCTGCCCGGCAGTATCTTTAAGATGAAGGTGAAGGTGGGAGACGCTGTTGCCAAAGGAGATTCCCTGCTTATCCTGGAAGCCATGAAGATGGAAAATGATGTGCTTGCCGACCAGGCCGGAGTTATCAAAGAAATAAAAGTTAAGGAAGGAGACGCCGTCTTACAGAATGATCTACTCATGGTTATAGGATAGAGCTTTCTAAGCAAATCTTTCCCCAATTTAAAAACAAGATTGTGAAAAAATTATTGACTGTTATAGTTGTACTGGGCATTCTTTACCTCATCCCGACACTTTTGGGTACGGAATTAATGGCCCAGGATTTAGTTCCTGTTATCCCCGAGGAAGGAGGGGGCCTGGCTGAAGGGCTTCTCCATTTCTGGGAATATACCGGTTTTGCGAATGCGAGCCTGGGTAATTTTATAATGATAGCCGTAGGGCTGTTCTTTATTTTCCTGGCAATACGCTTTCACTATGAGCCCCTCCTGCTAATCCCCATTGGCACAGGGATACTTTTAGGGAACATTCCTTTCCCCGCAGGGGCAGGGGTTGGGATCTATGAATCCGGCTCTGTGCTTAACTATTTGTACTTCGGGGTTACCCAGGGGATTTACCCACCATTGATCTTCCTTGGAATTGGGGCAATGACCGATTTTTCATCGCTTATCTCCAACCCACGGCTTATGTTGCTGGGAGCCGCTGCTCAAATTGGGGTTTTTGGAACCTTTATTGGTGCCGTTGCCCTGGGCTTTGAGATACACGAAGCCGGTGCGATTTCAATCATTGGCGGGGCCGATGGCCCTACGGCTATTTTCGCTTCGGCTAAAATGGCACCTCAACTAATTGGGAGTATCGCCATAGCCGCCTACTCTTATATGGCCCTGGTGCCGGTTATTCAGCCTCCTATCATGAAGCTGTTAATCAGCAA
This Salinimicrobium tongyeongense DNA region includes the following protein-coding sequences:
- a CDS encoding biotin/lipoyl-containing protein, which translates into the protein MKKFDFTINGNKYSVDIKEFEDEQATVHVNGTEYVVEVHQEKKRVKTPKLVRENVVRQPGEGRIEKKVSPGGFPVEAPLPGSIFKMKVKVGDAVAKGDSLLILEAMKMENDVLADQAGVIKEIKVKEGDAVLQNDLLMVIG
- a CDS encoding sodium ion-translocating decarboxylase subunit beta, with amino-acid sequence MKKLLTVIVVLGILYLIPTLLGTELMAQDLVPVIPEEGGGLAEGLLHFWEYTGFANASLGNFIMIAVGLFFIFLAIRFHYEPLLLIPIGTGILLGNIPFPAGAGVGIYESGSVLNYLYFGVTQGIYPPLIFLGIGAMTDFSSLISNPRLMLLGAAAQIGVFGTFIGAVALGFEIHEAGAISIIGGADGPTAIFASAKMAPQLIGSIAIAAYSYMALVPVIQPPIMKLLISKKERLIRMKPPRAVSKTEKILFPIIGLLLTTFISPSAIPLLGMLFFGNLLKESGVTDRLADTARTKMIDIVTILLGVTVGASTQASVFLTGSSIKIFALGAVSFIIATAGGLLFAKVMNLFLSEKNRINPLIGAAGVSAVPDSARVVQQEGIKSDPSNHLLMHAMAPNVSGVIGSAVAAGIMISFLM